A single region of the Rhodospirillales bacterium genome encodes:
- a CDS encoding transcriptional repressor, with translation MMDLEQRCIEAGLKMTGPRKVILKVLTQAKDHPSVDTVYERAKAIDKTMSIATVYRTLSTLEELDIIVRREFNESFARYETNMDHHHHLIDVETGKVVEFENIELEKIKIKIAEELGYELIDHRLELYGRKRRKT, from the coding sequence ATGATGGATCTTGAACAGCGCTGCATTGAAGCGGGCTTGAAAATGACCGGGCCGCGCAAAGTCATCCTGAAGGTTTTGACGCAGGCAAAGGACCATCCTTCCGTGGATACGGTATACGAGCGGGCCAAGGCCATCGACAAGACCATGAGCATCGCAACGGTTTACCGCACGCTCAGCACGCTGGAAGAGCTGGATATTATTGTCCGGCGGGAATTTAACGAAAGCTTTGCGCGTTATGAAACGAATATGGACCACCACCATCACCTGATTGATGTGGAAACCGGCAAAGTCGTTGAGTTTGAAAATATCGAGCTCGAAAAAATCAAAATCAAAATCGCCGAAGAACTGGGGTACGAGCTGATAGATCACCGGCTCGAGCTCTACGGGCGCAAACGCAGGAAGACGTAA
- the upp gene encoding uracil phosphoribosyltransferase, which yields MKKHSDFKNLHIVDHPLVQDKLSRMRDKNTPMPAFRRLLKEIALLMGYEVTKALPVGSKAVETPLCTMEAPVLEGPPPVIVPVLRAGQGMAEGLIELLPESPIGYVGVYRDEQTHRPVEYLKKLPPYRDGQAYIVVDPMLATGHSSEHVFRLLVENGVPRDKIIFMALVAAPEGVRVVEAACPEIPVYVAALDEKLNDNAFIEPGLGDAGDRLFGTV from the coding sequence ATGAAAAAACACAGTGATTTCAAAAACCTGCATATCGTAGATCATCCATTGGTTCAGGATAAACTATCCCGGATGCGCGATAAAAACACGCCGATGCCAGCGTTTCGCCGCCTGCTTAAAGAGATAGCGCTTTTGATGGGGTATGAGGTCACAAAGGCCCTTCCGGTCGGGTCCAAAGCCGTTGAAACGCCGCTATGCACTATGGAAGCACCGGTTTTGGAAGGCCCGCCGCCCGTGATCGTGCCGGTTTTGCGCGCAGGGCAGGGAATGGCCGAAGGGCTGATCGAACTTCTCCCCGAAAGTCCGATCGGCTATGTCGGCGTGTATCGGGATGAGCAAACGCATCGCCCCGTCGAATATCTTAAGAAACTGCCGCCTTACAGGGACGGGCAGGCTTATATCGTGGTGGATCCCATGCTTGCCACGGGGCATTCCTCGGAACATGTCTTCCGGCTTCTGGTTGAAAACGGGGTGCCGCGCGACAAAATTATTTTTATGGCGCTGGTGGCGGCCCCGGAAGGCGTCCGGGTTGTGGAGGCGGCCTGCCCTGAAATCCCCGTATATGTGGCGGCGCTGGATGAGAAATTGAACGATAACGCTTTTATCGAGCCGGGACTTGGCGATGCGGGCGACCGCCTGTTTGGCACGGTTTGA
- the tgt gene encoding tRNA guanosine(34) transglycosylase Tgt has protein sequence MAADLNIHYPNFSFEITHTDPKSGARTGRLRTPHGTIKTPNYIFCGTKASIKNLSPLQMEEAGTDIILANTYHLMIQPGADLIQKMGGLHKFMGWGGPMLTDSGGFQVFSMGNGSCADEIKGRGRTTKKNLLEVTEEGAFFRSYRNGAKLCLNPEISMDLQRKLGADLIVQMDECTAYQVSKDYTARSMEMSMRWGDRSLKAFEKAHDGTQGLYGVVQGGVYDDLRVESAQYVASRPFFATAVGGCLGGTDEEMYGILEIVRPHNHPERPVHFLGIGRIKDVFKSVRCGIDTFDCVMPTRIARHGMALMKGRRDERININNNRYKDDPEPLDPGLNVPASRDYSKAYIHHLLKAGEMLAFQILSQHNVAVMNRLMREVREAVREGTLDALEKEYLSEQ, from the coding sequence ATGGCAGCCGATTTAAACATACATTACCCGAATTTTTCGTTTGAAATCACGCACACGGACCCGAAAAGCGGGGCCCGGACGGGCAGGCTGCGCACGCCGCACGGGACGATCAAAACGCCCAATTATATTTTCTGCGGCACCAAGGCGTCGATTAAAAATCTCTCTCCCCTTCAGATGGAGGAGGCCGGGACGGATATCATTCTGGCCAACACCTACCATTTGATGATCCAGCCCGGGGCGGACCTCATTCAAAAAATGGGGGGACTGCATAAATTTATGGGGTGGGGCGGTCCGATGCTGACGGATTCCGGCGGGTTTCAGGTTTTTTCGATGGGAAACGGCTCCTGCGCGGATGAAATCAAAGGCCGGGGCCGCACCACCAAAAAGAACCTGCTGGAAGTAACGGAAGAGGGGGCCTTCTTCCGTTCTTACCGGAACGGGGCCAAGCTGTGTTTAAATCCCGAAATCTCAATGGATTTGCAACGTAAGCTCGGGGCGGACCTCATTGTCCAGATGGACGAATGCACCGCCTATCAGGTGAGCAAGGATTACACCGCCAGATCCATGGAGATGAGCATGCGCTGGGGGGACCGCTCTCTGAAAGCGTTTGAGAAAGCGCATGACGGCACGCAAGGGCTTTACGGCGTGGTGCAGGGCGGCGTCTATGACGATTTGCGGGTGGAGAGCGCGCAATATGTGGCTTCCCGCCCGTTCTTCGCAACGGCTGTCGGCGGGTGTCTGGGCGGCACGGACGAGGAAATGTACGGCATTCTGGAGATCGTCCGTCCGCATAACCATCCCGAAAGGCCGGTCCACTTTCTGGGGATCGGGCGGATCAAGGATGTGTTCAAGTCGGTGCGCTGCGGCATTGATACGTTCGATTGCGTCATGCCCACGCGGATTGCCCGCCACGGCATGGCCCTGATGAAAGGGCGGCGCGACGAGCGCATCAATATCAACAATAACCGCTACAAGGATGACCCGGAGCCGCTGGATCCAGGCCTGAACGTTCCCGCCAGCCGCGATTATTCGAAAGCCTATATCCACCATCTCTTGAAGGCCGGGGAAATGCTGGCCTTCCAGATTTTAAGCCAGCATAATGTCGCCGTGATGAACCGCCTGATGCGGGAGGTGCGCGAGGCCGTTCGGGAAGGAACGCTGGATGCGCTGGAAAAAGAATATCTTTCGGAGCAATAA
- a CDS encoding sel1 repeat family protein, protein MADAGDPGALYNMGVLHLVDLDEVQARKFFEKAAAQGHESAQARLDVLDSKRAAARAFAEQEDEGAAVPAKKVLVGRAHGTEGPPVRRIPVAKL, encoded by the coding sequence TTGGCTGATGCCGGTGATCCGGGTGCCCTGTATAACATGGGGGTGCTTCACCTTGTGGATTTGGATGAGGTGCAGGCCCGCAAATTTTTTGAAAAAGCCGCCGCGCAGGGCCATGAATCGGCGCAGGCCCGTCTGGATGTCCTTGACAGCAAAAGAGCCGCCGCGCGCGCTTTTGCGGAGCAGGAGGATGAAGGGGCTGCGGTCCCGGCGAAAAAAGTGTTGGTAGGCCGGGCTCACGGGACGGAAGGCCCCCCTGTGCGCCGTATTCCTGTGGCAAAGCTGTAA
- the rpmB gene encoding 50S ribosomal protein L28, producing MSRTCMVTGKAVMSGNNRSHAENKTHRKFLPNVQNTSVYSEALGRKVSVKVSAAGLRTLDHKGGIDAFVTGTAKTKLDPALRKVKAQVEKALAKKA from the coding sequence ATGAGCCGCACGTGTATGGTAACAGGAAAAGCCGTGATGTCCGGAAATAACCGTTCTCACGCCGAAAATAAAACGCACCGTAAATTTTTGCCGAATGTGCAAAATACGAGCGTCTACAGCGAGGCTCTGGGCCGTAAAGTGTCTGTTAAGGTCTCGGCGGCGGGTTTGCGGACGCTGGACCATAAAGGCGGCATTGACGCGTTCGTCACAGGCACGGCCAAGACCAAGCTGGACCCCGCTTTGCGCAAGGTAAAAGCGCAGGTCGAAAAAGCGCTGGCCAAGAAAGCGTAG
- a CDS encoding cobalamin biosynthesis protein, producing the protein MFHYTPGTGFGAVQNSIFEYIQQIHGHIFDPDRLPVAIAAVFLVSCIGILTGPMGGNANPFLWRIIELFFGGIGGRLDRADRTRADLSFRGFILTVTGLLIALFMGKFAHFLTLYYPQWKIMEIFLLSLSLTAGAVWFALFRLFQALSSEKPLKGAFYTIARSTRTDMSTSDEYTITRIGIAMGARSFDKGLVAPVLWYLIAGLPGAYLYMGLAALSWRFGKEGFTKGFGQMSLTLEKLMGFVPNLLAGILIALAGLFTPTARMSDALAAFKAREGTAPYEEGGWAVAAMAFALNVSLGGATKDLDGSAIKRRWAGPKGATAQLGASHLSRGIYISMMAHILLLAVLCGAIVVSGHDLLDF; encoded by the coding sequence ATGTTTCATTATACACCCGGAACAGGCTTTGGTGCAGTGCAAAATTCCATTTTTGAGTATATTCAGCAAATTCATGGCCATATCTTTGATCCGGACCGTCTCCCGGTGGCAATTGCCGCCGTTTTCCTTGTGTCCTGCATAGGTATTCTGACGGGGCCGATGGGAGGGAACGCGAATCCGTTTCTCTGGCGCATTATAGAGCTGTTTTTCGGCGGAATCGGCGGGCGGCTGGACCGCGCCGACCGCACGCGCGCCGATTTGTCCTTCAGGGGCTTTATCCTGACCGTTACGGGGCTTCTGATTGCCTTGTTTATGGGCAAGTTTGCCCATTTCCTGACCCTTTATTACCCGCAATGGAAAATCATGGAAATTTTCCTGCTCAGCCTGTCTTTAACGGCCGGTGCGGTCTGGTTTGCGCTTTTTCGCCTGTTTCAGGCGCTTTCCAGCGAAAAACCGCTCAAAGGGGCCTTTTACACCATTGCGCGCTCCACCCGCACGGATATGAGCACAAGCGACGAATATACGATCACCCGCATCGGGATTGCGATGGGGGCCAGGAGTTTTGACAAGGGGCTGGTGGCGCCGGTCCTGTGGTATCTGATTGCCGGATTGCCCGGCGCCTATCTTTATATGGGGCTTGCGGCGCTGTCCTGGCGCTTCGGGAAAGAGGGGTTTACCAAAGGATTCGGCCAGATGTCCCTCACCCTTGAAAAACTGATGGGATTTGTCCCGAATCTGCTGGCCGGGATTTTGATTGCGCTGGCGGGGCTGTTTACGCCCACGGCCCGGATGAGCGACGCCCTCGCGGCCTTTAAGGCGCGGGAAGGAACGGCGCCTTATGAAGAGGGGGGCTGGGCGGTTGCTGCGATGGCTTTTGCCCTGAATGTCAGCCTTGGCGGCGCGACGAAAGACCTTGACGGCAGCGCGATCAAGCGCCGCTGGGCCGGGCCGAAAGGGGCCACGGCGCAGCTGGGGGCCAGCCATTTAAGCCGCGGGATTTACATTTCAATGATGGCCCATATCCTTCTTTTGGCCGTCCTTTGTGGTGCAATTGTCGTTTCCGGGCATGATCTTCTTGACTTTTAG
- a CDS encoding polyhydroxyalkanoate depolymerase has protein sequence MLYHLYEFRNALLSPVRIGAEVFRASMINPWNPLAHTQVGRTLAASAEMFERTTRRFGEPDWMIKDTLIDEKKVPVSIETIVEKPFCNLLHFKRGTKRKDPQVLLVAPMSGHYATLLRGTVQALLPHHDVYITDWTDASQVPLAEGKFDLDDFITYLREFMSLLGPQTHVIAVCQPAVPVLAAVSLMAGEEDPNQPLTMTLMGGPIDTRISKTEVNKLAEERPLSWFESAVVQTVPAFNPGAFRRVYPGFLQLSGFMSMNLDRHVDSHKEFFQHLIEGDGSSAEKHRKFYDEYNAVMDITAEFYLQTVDVVFQRHLLPLGKMKWRDPLSHKLVDVNPEKIKRTALFTIEGELDDISSRGQTTAAHDLCSNLAPGKQFHRFQLQTGHYGIFNGRKWRTEVMPRIRHFIRNFDKDVDKIPAKDLKLIPDIAPERFNHDKHGVDVVKQWLKERDKEEHEINGFVPAKDDN, from the coding sequence ATGCTCTATCATTTATACGAATTCCGGAATGCCCTTTTATCCCCCGTCCGCATCGGCGCGGAGGTTTTTCGCGCCTCCATGATTAACCCCTGGAACCCGCTGGCCCATACGCAGGTCGGACGGACGCTTGCGGCCAGCGCCGAAATGTTCGAACGCACCACCCGCCGCTTTGGCGAACCGGACTGGATGATTAAAGACACGCTCATTGACGAAAAAAAAGTTCCCGTTTCCATAGAAACGATCGTTGAAAAGCCTTTTTGCAATCTCCTTCATTTCAAACGCGGCACAAAGCGCAAGGACCCGCAGGTTTTACTCGTCGCGCCGATGTCCGGGCATTATGCCACCTTGCTGCGCGGAACGGTTCAGGCCTTGCTGCCGCATCACGACGTTTACATCACCGACTGGACCGATGCCTCCCAGGTTCCGCTTGCCGAAGGGAAATTCGATCTGGATGATTTTATTACGTATCTGCGTGAATTCATGAGTCTTTTGGGGCCGCAAACGCATGTGATTGCGGTTTGCCAGCCGGCTGTGCCTGTTTTGGCTGCCGTGTCCCTCATGGCCGGCGAAGAAGACCCCAACCAGCCTTTGACCATGACCCTGATGGGCGGGCCCATCGATACCCGCATTTCCAAAACGGAAGTGAACAAGCTCGCCGAAGAACGCCCGTTGAGCTGGTTTGAAAGTGCGGTCGTGCAGACCGTTCCGGCCTTCAACCCGGGGGCCTTCCGGCGCGTTTATCCCGGATTCCTGCAACTGAGCGGCTTTATGTCGATGAATCTGGACCGTCACGTGGATTCCCACAAAGAGTTCTTCCAGCACCTGATTGAAGGAGACGGGAGTTCCGCCGAGAAACACCGGAAATTCTATGATGAGTATAACGCCGTGATGGATATCACCGCCGAGTTCTACCTCCAGACCGTTGACGTTGTTTTTCAGCGTCATCTCCTGCCCCTTGGCAAGATGAAATGGCGGGACCCTTTGAGCCACAAGCTCGTTGACGTAAACCCGGAGAAAATAAAACGCACGGCCCTGTTTACCATTGAAGGCGAACTCGACGATATTTCCTCCCGCGGACAAACAACCGCCGCGCATGATTTATGCAGCAATCTGGCGCCGGGCAAACAATTCCACAGGTTCCAGCTTCAAACCGGTCATTACGGGATTTTCAACGGTCGCAAATGGCGTACCGAAGTGATGCCGCGCATCCGGCACTTCATTCGCAATTTTGATAAGGATGTAGACAAAATCCCGGCCAAAGACCTTAAACTGATCCCGGACATCGCGCCGGAACGCTTCAACCATGACAAACACGGCGTTGACGTCGTCAAGCAATGGCTGAAAGAGCGGGACAAAGAGGAACACGAAATCAACGGATTCGTCCCTGCCAAGGATGATAATTAG